The window CGAGCTCGAGCAGTTCTTCGTCGTCGACCATGTCGACCTTGTTCATGAACACGACGATGTAGGGCACGCCCACCTGACGGGCCAGCAGGATGTGCTCGCGGGTCTGGGGCATGGGGCCGTCGGCGCTGGAGACCACCAGGATCGCGCCGTCCATCTGGGCGGCACCGGTGATCATGTTCTTGACGTAGTCGGCGTGGCCGGGGCAGTCCACGTGGCTGTAGTGGCGCGTGGGGGTGTTGTACTCCACGTGCGCGGTGTTGATGGTGATGCCACGGGCCTTTTCTTCGGGGGCCTTGTCGATCTGGTCGTACGCCAGCTTCTCGACGGTGGGGTCCATCGCGGCGGCCGTGAAGGTGATCGCGGCCGTCAGGGTGGTCTTCCCGTGGTCCACGTGCCCAATCGTCCCGACGTTCACGTGCGGCTTCGTCCGTTCAAACGTTCCTTTTGCCATGTCTGTGTCCTCCTGGTCTGGAACTGCCCGCAAGGGAAGCAGGCAAGCCTTGACAGTGTACAGGGCCGCCGCGCAAACGCAAAGTGCCGCGCAGGCGGGCCACTGGGTGA of the Deinococcus aquaedulcis genome contains:
- a CDS encoding GTP-binding protein codes for the protein MAKGTFERTKPHVNVGTIGHVDHGKTTLTAAITFTAAAMDPTVEKLAYDQIDKAPEEKARGITINTAHVEYNTPTRHYSHVDCPGHADYVKNMITGAAQMDGAILVVSSADGPMPQTREHILLARQVGVPYIVVFMNKVDMVDDEELLEL